In a genomic window of Zingiber officinale cultivar Zhangliang unplaced genomic scaffold, Zo_v1.1 ctg135, whole genome shotgun sequence:
- the LOC122036232 gene encoding uncharacterized protein LOC122036232 — protein MLLAGVGAGRWLSPPLFSSPPHDVGDDYLSSPSPPRDVAAGSPDRPAIAPLSLPTRRYKPPAALLLYLISSPLPSALTPRGASSSPLAVVAVASCGHHCYHQCTPSPPPPPATIAAGSRRLQRVSPPTVVAASSRGYSHHLQRVSLPATAIASSHGHSRHLPWTPSPSVHYLYPPACKPLSYLACVSCTGLRAVIISDLHTVLLDLCCTGFHVVALRSGSSAGSHPSTRPDRYDSISTVTSSSTHPRAPPGAGDRGNPIVDCSLRSRKERAADSRIRIAVAGIQMSTRLKERGGGDGTKITVPEPRGEVAVRFPVAAVKNSSIPDSFAGARCSTSYLASGKASDLVSDLCRGRLLYRVSTSEQLERVPGRDLEEEAEGCSSVGGIRVSDRFLLGKGLYDQGFKNRISVSRLQNRKHKWVVGLQEVNKDISSLGLITEILSRRIGRSEESEVRSGKEMVALDPMAVIDGGPNAKRFSNSEKQKNGALLPSKKPRSLNESVPPETSINKVFLASSLKSTGREASKGPPDQNGLMDAWYGASSPKPSNQIDEFVTHVPSNDIKKDCLILQLETSKEDGLDVKIKGIPEKACVDSVTKFEADIGVFKKANDGVKGLHVVSKYPSKLHEKLSVLEERVQNITSEISWSKEILDSNKPNDVKLILSDIQSQICGIEKVVANVYGDTTTQLGFTEVVQANGLGKNDEISGDTEQTNGPIYSVKELNYDLVEAKNLPHYKLLRNRKASGILGGRSSGHNDLEQDEPRQRTVNLASKDVSLQASGSDKNSSSAEHVSKKMVSELSKGEIELTSDEILEEFDSTEKKPSAMLHEQTEERQKELLCEIGQKPSTCGWFVSEGGVLLAHHDGSCSYYDIVNYEFKAEYKPPSRVSENLWGDCWLILAPGVDGLPGKYVVAASAGNASESGFCSWDYYTRDVKAFCIGELTDNYPSQISSRITPGSTSNMGSRQSNSCGMIVGPQQWWCKPCGPLLISVASGQKIASAYDIRDGDLVMKWETSSPVIGMDYSSPLQWRSKGKVIIAGTEAISLWDVNAVNPQPLLSISCAGKQIYSLHVNNTDSEISVGVRRRVSYSEVEGNDGVFCCQESINVLDFRIPFGVGMKVSNHGGIGYSVFSRGDSIYVGSTGQRLCNKGCPQSQVQHYSLRKGKLITSYQLPEFNSKFLHSSLTQTWGNANNVMGIGEMGLFVFDALQDEKSQAFCSDHGNIVYAKETICPVDLYFRPTFDYSGSRILVISRDRPASWRDTWPDQYSEKERERERRYQEYLQRQSSCPSPNYHRTMRNPSPVILQHHEWQQKSAWVNIKVTVRIVAGLHSNCLFPWPYSLRQLLGVYLT, from the exons aTGCTCCTCGCCGGCGTCGGCGCTGGCCGTTGGCTGTCGccacctctcttctcctctcctcctcacgACGTTGGCGACGActacctctcctctccttctcctcctcgcgacGTTGCCGCCGGATCACCAGACAGACCGGCCATTGCTCCTCTATCCCTCCCTACTCGCCGGTATAAACCTCCGGCCGCTCTTCTCCTCTACCTCATCTCCTCCCCCCTCCCTTCGGCGCTAACGCCGCGTGGAGCCTCGTCGTCGCCTCTGGCAGTTGTCGCTGTCGCTTCTTGCGGCCACCATTGCTACCACCAGTGCACGCCGTCACCGCCACCGCCTCCTGCGACCATCGCTGCCGGCAGCCGCCGCCTCCAGCGGGTGTCGCCGCCGACAGTCGTTGCTGCCTCCTCCCGCGGCTACAGCCACCACCTCCAGCGGGTGTCACTTCCGGCAACCGCCATCGCCTCCTCCCACGGCCATAGCCGCCATCTCCCGTGGACGCCGTCACCCTCCGTGCA TTACTTGTATCCTCCGGCTTGCAAGCCACTATCATATCTGGCCTGCGTGTCATGTACCGGCCTACGAGCAGTTATCATTTCGGACCTACACACCGTCCTTTTGGATCTCTGTTGCACTGGATTCCATGTCGTTGCTCTCAGATCCGGCTCCTCAGCTGGCTCACACCCATCTACTCGTCCGGACCGCTACGACTCGATCAGTACCGTGACCAGCTCATCAactcatccgagggcgcccccgggGGCAGGGGACCGGGGCAACCCGATCGTTGACTGCAG TCTCCGCTCGAGAAAAGAGCGAGCGGCCGACTCCCGAATCCGCATCGCGGTCGCCGGAATCCAGATGTCGACGCGGCTCAAGGAGAGAGGAGGTGGAGACGGGACGAAGATCACCGTGCCGGAGCCCCGCGGAGAGGTCGCCGTCCGGTTCCCCGTCGCCGCCGTCAAGAACTCTTCTATTCCGGACTCCTTCGCTGGGGCGCGCTGCTCCACCTCGTATTTGGCTAGCGGTAAGGCCTCCGATCTGGTTTCTGACCTCTGCAGAGGCCGACTGCTCTATAGGGTTTCCACGTCCGAGCAACTAGAAAGAGTGCCGGGGAGGGATCTGGAAGAAGAGGCCGAAGGTTGTAGTAGCGTTGGCGGGATTCGGGTTTCCGACAGGTTTCTGCTAGGGAAGGGGCTTTATGATCAGGGTTTTAAGAATAGGATTAGCGTCTCGCGGCTTCAGAACCGTAAACATAAATGGGTCGTAGGCTTGCAGGAGGTGAACAAAGATATCAGTTCTTTGGGTTTGATCACAGAGATTCTAAGTCGCCGGATTGGGCGCAGTGAAGAATCAGAGGTACGCTCGGGCAAAGAAATGGTTGCATTGGATCCCATGGCAGTAATTGATGGTGGTCCTAATGCAAAGAGATTTTCTAACTCCGAAAAACAGAAGAATGGAGCTCTATTGCCGTCAAAGAAACCAAGAAGTTTGAACGAAAGTGTGCCACCAGAAACTAGTATAAATAAAGTCTTTCTGGCTTCGAGTTTAAAATCTACTGGTAGAGAAGCGTCAAAAGGTCCTCCCGATCAAAATGGATTGATGGATGCATGGTATGGAGCATCTAGTCCAAAACCTTCGAACCAAATTGATGAATTCGTCACACATGTTCCATCGAATGACATAAAGAAAGATTGTTTAATTTTGCAATTGGAGACTTCAAAAGAGGATGGACTTGACGTTAAGATTAAGGGCATTCCTGAGAAGGCGTGTGTTGATTCAGTCACAAAATTTGAGGCTGATATTGGTGTTTTTAAGAAGGCAAATGATGGTGTTAAAGGTCTTCATGTTGTTTCTAAGTACCCCAGTAAGCTGCATGAGAAGCTGTCAGTGTTGGAAGAGAGAGTTCAAAATATAACATCTGAAATCTCGTGGTCTAAGGAAATCTTGGATAGCAACAAACCAAATGATGTGAAGCTGATTCTGTCAGACATCCAGAGCCAAATATGTGGAATTGAGAAAGTCGTTGCTAATGTATATGGTGATACCACAACTCAATTGGGTTTCACTGAGGTTGTCCAAGCTAATGGCCTGGGAAAAAATGACGAGATATCAGGTGACACTGAACAAACAAATGGACCAATTTATTCTGTTAAAGAATTGAATTATGATTTGGTAGAAGCAAAAAATTTGCCTCATTATAAGTTACTACGAAACAGGAAAGCATCTGGCATTTTGGGAGGTCGTAGCTCAGGTCATAATGATTTAGAGCAAGATGAGCCTCGTCAGCGCACAGTGAATTTAGCATCTAAGGATGTGTCATTACAAGCATCTGGGTCTGACAAAAACTCATCATCAGCTGAACATGTTTCAAAGAAGATGGTTAGTGAACTTTCCAAGGGGGAAATTGAACTCACATCAGATGAAATACTGGAGGAATTTGATAGCACAGAGAAAAAACCTTCAGCTATGTTGCATGAACAAACTGAGGAACGTCAAAAAGAACTGTTATGTGAGATAGGACAAAAACCCTCGACTTGTGGATGGTTTGTTTCTGAAGGAGGTGTTCTTCTTGCTCACCATGATGGATCCTGTTCGTACTATGACATAGTCAACTACGAG TTCAAGGCTGAATACAAACCACCATCACGAGTGTCAGAAAATTTGTGGGGCGATTGTTGGTTAATCCTCGCACCAGGTGTAGACGGATTGCCAGGAAAATATGTGGTCGCAGCATCAGCTGGGAATGCTTCAGAATCTGGATTTTGTTCATGGGATTATTACACACGAGATGTTAAAGCATTTTGTATTGGAGAACTGACTGACAATTATCCATCACAAATCTCATCTAGGATTACTCCTGGTTCAACAAGTAATATGGGCTCAAGGCAGAGTAATTCATGTGGGATGATTGTTGGACCACAACAGTGGTGGTGCAAGCCTTGTGGCCCACTCTTAATCTCCGTTGCTAGTGGGCAAAAAATTGCCAGTGCCTATGATATTCGTGATGGGGACTTAGTAATGAAGTGGGAGACTAGTAGTCCTGTGATTGGGATGGACTACTCAAGCCCTCTACAATGGCGAAGTAAAGGAAAGGTTATCATAGCAGGAACTGAAGCCATTAGTCTTTGGGATGTTAATGCTGTTAACCCACAGCCTTTATTGTCTATTTCTTGTGCTGGGAAACAGATATACTCCCTTCATGTAAACAACACTGATTCTGAGATCAGTGTTGGTGTTCGGCGAAG AGTGAGTTATTCTGAGGTGGAGGGTAATGATGGTGTCTTCTGCTGTCAAGAGAGTATTAACGTGCTTGATTTTCGCATTCCATTTGGTGTTGGTATGAAAGTATCTAACCATGGTGGCATAGGATATTCAGTCTTTTCTCGTGGGGACTCCATATATGTTGGAAGCACTGGACAAAGATTGTGCAATAAAGGTTGCCCACAATCACAAGTGCAACATTACTCTTTGCGCAAAGGAAAGCTTATTACATCATATCAACTACCAGAATTCAATTCTAAGTTTCTCCATTCCTCATTAACTCAAACGTGGGGAAATGCCAACAATGTGATGGGCATCGGTGAGATgggactttttgtctttgatgcTTTGCAGGATGAAAAATCTCAAGCCTTTTGCTCTGATCATGGGAATATAGTTTATGCGAAGGAAACAATCTGCCCTGTCGATTTGTACTTTCGCCCTACGTTTGATTATTCTGGATCAAGAATTCTTGTCATATCAAGAGACCGTCCTGCTTCTTGGAG GGACACTTGGCCCGATCAGTATAgtgaaaaagagagagagagagagagaagatacCAAGAGTATCTCCAGCGGCAAAGCTCTTGCCCCTCGCCCAATTATCATAGGACAATGAGAAACCCCAGCCCTGTGATTCTCCAACATCATGAGTGGCAGCAAAAGAGTGCCTGGGTGAACATAAAAGTAACAGTAAGGATAGTAGCAGGGCTGCATAGCAACTGCCTCTTCCCATGGCCATATTCTCTGAGACAGCTACTTGGTGTGTACCTGACTTAG
- the LOC122036290 gene encoding F-box protein PP2-B10-like isoform X1 codes for MFVGRLCEMKWESEASRLVEPGIEVLPEGCIAHAISLTSPRDACCSTAVSTAFRSAVASDTVWNSFLPSDLESILARADRPVDFSSKKELFFRLCDKPILLDGGKMIFSLDRSSGAKCFMLSARELVITWADTDSYWRWVPEPDSRFSEVAELLSVCWLEIRGHFKCKMLSSKTTYAAYLIFKLSDRAYGLGHPLQEASVELGTELSTSVVCLQPSDMYAHMHARRSRVWFRRGLHWRRRVLTVNESQEADEEAKEAAGRVPQLRNDGWMEIELGEFYNCGEEDKEVDVSLLEVKGGHWKIGLIIEGIEIRPKK; via the exons ATGTTCGTCGGGCGTCTCTGCGAGATGAAATGGGAATCCGAGGCCAGCCGACTCGTCGAGCCGGGAATCGAGGTGCTTCCCGAGGGATGCATCGCCCACGCCATCTCCCTCACGTCGCCCCGCGACGCCTGCTGCTCCACCGCCGTCTCCACCGCCTTCCGGTCCGCCGTCGCTTCCGACACCGTCTGGAACAGCTTCCTACCCTCCGATCTGGAGTCCATCCTCGCCAGAGCCGACCGTCCGGTGGACTTCTCCTCCAAGAAGGAGCTCTTCTTCCGGCTGTGCGACAAACCGATCCTCCTCGACGGCGGCAAGATG ATTTTCTCATTGGATAGATCTAGCGGAGCCAAGTGCTTCATGCTTTCTGCTAGAGAACTAGTCATTACGTGGGCTGATACGGACTCCTACTGGAGATGGGTTCCGGAACCTGATTCCAG GTTCTCAGAGGTTGCTGAACTCCTAAGTGTATGTTGGTTGGAGATTCGTGGGCACTTCAAATGCAAAATGCTTTCTTCCAAAACAACATATGCTGCCTATCTCATCTTCAAGCTATCTGATCGCGCTTATGGTCTGGGCCATCCACTCCAAGAGGCATCAGTAGAACTTGGAACAGAGTTATCCACTAGTGTGGTCTGCTTACAGCCCAGTGACATGTACGCGCATATGCATGCTCGGAGGAGCAGGGTTTGGTTCAGGCGTGGTTTGCACTGGAGACGACGAGTACTGACGGTCAATGAGAGTCAAGAAGCAGATGAGGAAGCCAAGGAAGCCGCTGGCCGTGTTCCACAGTTGAGGAATGATGGATGGATGGAAATCGAGCTGGGTGAGTTCTACAACTGCGGGGAAGAGGACAAGGAGGTCGATGTAAGTTTGCTGGAAGTGAAAGGAGGACACTGGAAGATTGGCCTGATCATTGAGGGAATTGAGATAAGGCCTAAAAAGTAG
- the LOC122036290 gene encoding F-box protein PP2-B10-like isoform X2, which translates to MGIRGQPTRRAGNRGASRGMHRPRHLPHVAPRRLLLHRRLHRLPVRRRFRHRLEQLPTLRSGVHPRQSRPSGGLLLQEGALLPAVRQTDPPRRRQDGCVLQIFSLDRSSGAKCFMLSARELVITWADTDSYWRWVPEPDSRFSEVAELLSVCWLEIRGHFKCKMLSSKTTYAAYLIFKLSDRAYGLGHPLQEASVELGTELSTSVVCLQPSDMYAHMHARRSRVWFRRGLHWRRRVLTVNESQEADEEAKEAAGRVPQLRNDGWMEIELGEFYNCGEEDKEVDVSLLEVKGGHWKIGLIIEGIEIRPKK; encoded by the exons ATGGGAATCCGAGGCCAGCCGACTCGTCGAGCCGGGAATCGAGGTGCTTCCCGAGGGATGCATCGCCCACGCCATCTCCCTCACGTCGCCCCGCGACGCCTGCTGCTCCACCGCCGTCTCCACCGCCTTCCGGTCCGCCGTCGCTTCCGACACCGTCTGGAACAGCTTCCTACCCTCCGATCTGGAGTCCATCCTCGCCAGAGCCGACCGTCCGGTGGACTTCTCCTCCAAGAAGGAGCTCTTCTTCCGGCTGTGCGACAAACCGATCCTCCTCGACGGCGGCAAGATG GTTGCGTTTTGCAGATTTTCTCATTGGATAGATCTAGCGGAGCCAAGTGCTTCATGCTTTCTGCTAGAGAACTAGTCATTACGTGGGCTGATACGGACTCCTACTGGAGATGGGTTCCGGAACCTGATTCCAG GTTCTCAGAGGTTGCTGAACTCCTAAGTGTATGTTGGTTGGAGATTCGTGGGCACTTCAAATGCAAAATGCTTTCTTCCAAAACAACATATGCTGCCTATCTCATCTTCAAGCTATCTGATCGCGCTTATGGTCTGGGCCATCCACTCCAAGAGGCATCAGTAGAACTTGGAACAGAGTTATCCACTAGTGTGGTCTGCTTACAGCCCAGTGACATGTACGCGCATATGCATGCTCGGAGGAGCAGGGTTTGGTTCAGGCGTGGTTTGCACTGGAGACGACGAGTACTGACGGTCAATGAGAGTCAAGAAGCAGATGAGGAAGCCAAGGAAGCCGCTGGCCGTGTTCCACAGTTGAGGAATGATGGATGGATGGAAATCGAGCTGGGTGAGTTCTACAACTGCGGGGAAGAGGACAAGGAGGTCGATGTAAGTTTGCTGGAAGTGAAAGGAGGACACTGGAAGATTGGCCTGATCATTGAGGGAATTGAGATAAGGCCTAAAAAGTAG